One Spea bombifrons isolate aSpeBom1 chromosome 1, aSpeBom1.2.pri, whole genome shotgun sequence DNA window includes the following coding sequences:
- the FAM166B gene encoding protein FAM166B, translating into MTATFPKKISPILMTPDPHYIPGYSGFCPQYKYNLGRTYGKLTSQLLTCPDIHHSGQLVLQSCPFPPPRINRDLPETPTRRRRLRSGDQKLNWSMIPGYTGFIPKSQNFFSKTYTETSKDALGDFQKDQQRQEAQRQEQTLATKLQNGQQQPQTEREKQLLRSKYRTPLPALSKEPALYCSQTPFESQMSPYYMDEENPNKYFISGYMGYVPRSRFLIGTGYPVTTNRAMVEFERMNSKKDIRPSASQEPQKNGLQPDQSHIYLEELGLLPRYTGYVPGYKFQFGHTYGQLTQDALGQSTLQKQVLD; encoded by the exons ATGACGGCGACCTTTCCCAAAAAGATCAGCCCCATCCTAATGACCCCGGATCCCCATTATATTCCCGG GTACAGCGGATTCTGCCCTCAGTACAAATACAACCTCGGGAGAACCTACGGGAAGCTCACCTCGCAGCTGCTGACCTGCCCCGACATTCATCACTCGGGGCAGTTAGTGCTCCAGTCCTGCCCCTTCCCGCCCCCTCGCATTAATCGGGATCTCCCCGAGACACCAACGAGGAGAAGGAGGCTGCGCTCGGGGGACCAGAAGTTAAACTGGAGCATGATCCCCGGATACACCG GTTTTATCCCCAAGTCTCAGAATTTCTTTTCTAAGACGTACACAGAAACCAGTAAGGACGCCCTTGGGGACTTCCAGAAAGACCAGCAGCGGCAGGAAGCCCAGAGGCAGGAGCAGACCCTGGCCACCAAACTCCAGAATGGACAACAGCAGCCGCAGACTGAGCGCGAGAAACAG CTTCTCAGGTCCAAATACCGGACGCCACTCCCAGCCTTGTCTAAAGAGCCGGCGCTCTACTGCTCCCAAACTCCCTTCGAATCCCAGATGTCTCCTTACTACATGGATGAGGAAAACCCAAACAAGTATTTCATCTCAG GTTACATGGGATACGTTCCTCGGTCCCGATTCCTCATTGGAACCGGGTATCCGGTCACCACCAACAGAGCCATGGTGGAGTTCGAGCGAATGAACTCGAAGAAGGATATAAGACCGTCTGCCAGCCAAGAACCCCAGAAGAATGGGCTGCAGCCAGACCAGAGCCACATCTACTTGGAGGAGCTGGGCTTGCTTCCTCGTTACACCGGATACGTGCCAG GTTACAAGTTCCAGTTTGGGCACACCTATGGGCAACTTACCCAAGATGCCCTGGGGCAGAGTACTCTGCAGAAGCAAGTTCTGGACTAG
- the LOC128467111 gene encoding uncharacterized protein LOC128467111 produces MEFGRTYLGCAFFWLILQGIESQTFMIKNVPLEKCIHSAHDTGRVSLAACKLHALHQHWIWDPETGSIVNAKSMECLTALKTSSDFSTLKMKPCDRSDHQSWTCDNAGHLTLRGHELYLTAKQGTKKVFVSKERDKFGRWRTLMDSPICKEVIEPTEIYETTAKQELEEVTGPIRETKLTTEETKTVSGVPFIGRNVSTTHGPGPVCTKDNGDLDQQFVGAEGNSIEMEKYERVQSGRGWMIAMLILSPLALMLGALILAMSVRFNKKRKLLSALPSRPRSIIKLGSSYEQCPLTEKGEEAARTASEPHSPSLRHGEILIEWKDGTVTPLFDPPQN; encoded by the exons ATGGAGTTTGGCAGAACATACCTTGGCTGCGCCTTCTTCTGGCTCATTCTTCAGG GCATAGAGTCGCAGACCTTCATGATAAAGAACGTTCCCCTGGAGAAGTGCATTCACTCGGCCCACGACACCGGCCGCGTCTCGCTGGCAGCCTGTAAACTCCATGCCCTCCACCAGCACTGGATCTGGGACCCGGAAACGGGGTCCATCGTGAACGCCAAGAGCATGGAGTGTCTCACCGCACTGAAGACTAGCAGTGACTTCTCCACCTTGAAGATGAAGCCTTGTGACCGTAGTGACCATCAAAGTTGGACCTGTGATAATGCAGGTCACCTGACGCTGCGGGGCCACGAGCTATACCTGACTGCCAAGCAGGGCACCAAGAAGGTCTTTGTCTCGAAGGAGAGAGATAAGTTCGGCAGGTGGAGGACTCTGATGGACTCCCCAATCTGCAAGGAGGTTATTGAACCAACCGAAATATATGAGACAACAGCAAAGCAGGAGCTGGAGGAGGTCACTGGACCCATCCGTGAAA CTAAACTCACAACAGAAGAGACAAAAACCGTATCCGGCGTTCCGTTTATCGGCCGGAATGTATCAACCACGCATGGTCCGGGGCCGGTCTGTACAAAAGACAACG GTGACCTCGACCAACAGTTTGTCGGCGCGGAAGGGAACTCCATTGAGATGGAGAAGTACGAGAGGGTGCAGTCCG GCCGCGGCTGGATGATAGCCATGCTCATCCTAAGTCCATTGGCGTTAATGCTTGGAGCGCTCATCCTGGCCATGAGTGTCCGTTTCAACAA GAAGAGAAAGCTGCTCTCGGCTCTACCCTCTCGCCCCAGGTCCATTATTAAACTTGGATCGTCTTATGAGCAATGCCCTCTGACAGAGAAAGGAGAAGAAGCTGCGCGCACGGCCTCCGAGCCTCACTCACCCTCACTGAGGCACGGGGAGATTCTGATTGAGTGGAAGGACGGGACAGTCACTCCACTCTTTGATCCTCCACAAAACTGA